Within Dictyostelium discoideum AX4 chromosome 4 chromosome, whole genome shotgun sequence, the genomic segment CaattattgtttaatattttaaacttaaatttataataaaaaaaaaaaaaaaaaaaaaaaagaaaaaaaataaaattaaaaaataaaataaaataaaaataaaaaattaagttgTAATGTgttatcaaaaattttttatttttttattggggtaaaaaaaaaaaaaaaataaaaaaaaaataattaaaaattaaaaacacacATTAGTTGGGATttcagataataataaaattttttttacattaatAACTGTTAcagataatttatttaattttgaattaaatttatttttttaataattttttcaaaaactatttaagagacaaaatttttttattttgttattcAAAAAtgtcaaataaataaaaaaaaaaaaaaaaaaataaaaaaaaatttaataagttttaaaatggtatagttttaataaaaaaaaaaaaaaaaccactaTCATtagtagtaaaaaaaaaataaaaaataaaaaaaaaaaaaataaaaaaaaataataataagctATACCATGGGACTtagagaaaataaaaaagtttaaaaaaaaaataaaaaataataaaaaataaaaaaaaaataaaaaaaaaaacttttaaaactCTCCTTCTACTTTTTGGTGCTTCTGTTAAGCTAATGCTAAGGTGTCTCTCTCCCCCTTTGCTTTGCATTACTCTCCTCAAGCTCAGATAATCTCGAGCTCCACTAACGATGCTCCTCAAGTATCCTCAGGGTTAATCCATCACATTCCTATGCAACTCTCTCAAATGTATAAGCAGtctttaacaaaaaaaaatatttaaaaaaaaaaaaaaaagaaaaaaaaaaaatattaaaatattttttttaaaatcaattttaaatataaataataatgttttttttttttttataaaaaaaagaaagaaaaaaagaaaaaaaaaaaaaaaagaaaaaaagaatttaaaaaaaaaaaaaaaaatagaaaaaaaaaagttaaagatGTAATGGTAAAACCAAAGTAGAATGGAAATCCAAAAAAAGATCTTTATAAATTGCCACTATAATCAATGTATAGATATTGTTCCGTCTGTGTGTATGCTGTTAGGTCCAGTTTGCTCTTTAGTTActttaatttaaatctatattgtaatttttataaaaaaaaaaaaaagaaaaaaaaaaacaaaaaaaaaaagaaaaaagaaaaaataataataataataataataataatacaataaatttaaataaaaataaagaataaaccTTATAGTGGGTTTaccaatttataaaaaaaatatttacatatgctttttattttttatctctttttttatattttcagtttttttaTCAACTCGATTGaccactaaaaaaaaataaaaatataataaaaaaaaataaaaaaataaaaattaaaaatataaattttaaaaaaaacaatgatattactattttagataatgaaatgtttaatttattaattttgtataaatatttatttattgagtattatcttcattattgTCATCATCTGTTGGTTGTTTTTTATCATAAAATGGTTGAAATTCATCTCTGAATTTTAAGGTTTCGGAtgtttcaatttcttttgtttttacACAATCTTTccaatttaatttctctGGTATACCTAATAAATCTACCATCACTTTTCTTCCATATTGGAAATCTGGTTTTGATATAACACTATAAATTTGCTCACTATTTGGTAAGAAAACTAAATAATATggtttatcttttaattcctaaataaataaaaaataaaatattaataaaattgttgggattaaaattaactattttttttttttttttttttttttaaaacattactTTTCCagaattttcatcatttttaaaatcattaaattccatattatattttttagttAAAGGATGATCAATGAATGATTGCTTTACAGTTGATGATAATTCTTTTGGTATTGGTATAACTTGAAGATGACCATGTAAATCTGTACCACCTTTTGTACTGATACTTCTTTCAAATATAACTATATCTTGATTGTATTTATCCAAGAAATATTCTCTAAGataatcaatcattaaattaaCATCTTTTCTTTCCTCTTCATTCAATGACATGAAATTTGGTTTATGTTCTGTGAAAACAATCAATAAATTATGTTCAACCATACCACCTTTTGGAAATGCTAAATAACATTCATCACCAATTGTAACAATTAAATGACTATCAACTTCTGGTGATGATaaacaaaaccaacaacTTTGATCTTGATGTTTTTGttttagttgttgttgttgttgttgttgattattaattcttttattataattattattataattattattattattattattattattattattattattattattattattattattattattattattattattattattattattattattatttctattattgttattattataattattatttgtattattaaaaaagaaatttgttTGTTGTTCGTCAgaatttctttgtttttttgagaCATGTTCATCAAGTTCTCTTTGTTTTCTTTCGAATGGATTTGGTGTTATGTCATCcttattaatatctttatttggGTTATAACTCATTGCAAATAAATACTGTaaagaataaatttaaaaaagtaagaataattttaatttataaaaaaaaaacaaaacaaataattgaaaaaatgattttttttaaattacttactttttcttttttatcattattaattggtgcTAAAGAAAGGAATCTTGTTGGTTgtggatttttattttttaaagttggtGTATTGTAATAAGGTGCTCTTTGAAAGTAAAATGAATTCTTTGAAAAGTGATAAGCTGGTGTTAATGCTTGTGATACTAATTTAACACCATCAATACCAATTTTATAAggtgtttttaaaaatgttggtATACCACTTGtaacattatttaatacaCCTCTTGACCATTGATTACTTAATAATATATCTATTCTTTTATCTTCACCttcttttataatattatcaatttctgattttataattgtattttcttcctatatatatatatatatataaatcaattggataaattaataataatttagaatgataataaaacatATATTTATAAGCGGTATACAAACTTAcatttgattgaattttaatTGGATAATCAATTTTACCAGAAAGATAagcaatatttaaatttgaaatatttttaattccgCATTTACCTAAATAAGTGATACCTTTACATAACTCACCTGTTTCtttattaacaaattttttaatatatttaaaatctgATTGACTATATGCAATGAAGTAAGTTGGTATTGgtacattttcaatttcgtCTTTATATGGTTGTAATTCTTTTGGAAAtgttaattcattttcatctttatcatctgaattattattattattattattgttattgttatcattatcattattattttcatctttatcatctgcatcattactattgttattattttcattactaATATTAGTTGTTGGGTGGTATGGTTCAAAAAATGAACCTacacataataataatgaaaaaggtccatttgatttattaactGTTGAAACTCTTTTAAAAAGAGCATTAAAACTTCCACCTATATCACCACAAACCAATctgttatttattaaaaaaaagaattaggatttaaaaaaaaaaaaaaaaaaaaaaatatctgttaaattttaaaaaaaaaaaaaaaaaaaaaaaaaagacaattGACTTACATTTTATGTGTCTCCATTGATAGATATTCTCAAAGTgtgaaatattttaaaattaaaaaaaaaaaaagaaaatcaaaaaaaagtaaaaaattgaggtttgttgaaaaaaaaaaaaaaaaaatatatattttttttcaacaaacTAAATCCATATTGAAACAATGTTTATTTATAGAACACTcaaaaatacacaaaattatataaaatataaaaaaaatgaatgtaaccattcttttttttttttttttttttttttttaaaaatttaattattcaccaaacattcaaaaaaaaaaaaaaaaaaaaaaaaactaattttaaaacatcaaTTTGTGTCGTTcctcaaaataaaaaaacaattacaaaaatgaaagataaattaaattctaaaaataaaatttttgattaggaaaaacaaaaaaaaaattttattggttCCGTTTTTTTGTCTTTATGTTTATctaatattctttttaatttaattatgatGGTTATATTGTcatgagtttttttttttttttttttttttataatttttggaTGAGATTCAtattataatcatttttataaattaattttaattatggaaattatttaagtaaaaaaaaaaaaaaaaaaatgtttcgTTTCGTGAAAttttaactaaaaaaaaaaaaataaaaaataaaaaaaaaaaaaaaaaaaaaaaaaaaaaaatattttttcatttttatttttttttttgtgcgTAGGATAGAAAAAAACGTCAAAATtccttttatttataaataaaccaaaaaacaggatatttgttattttataatGAGTAAAAGAAAGCACGAATCATcagattcaaataaaaaagcaatgaaaaaacaacaaaataaaatagaagaagaagaagaagaaattacaaatactacaactacaactacaaccacaaataataattataataatataaaatcaaatttaacaattgatCAATGGataccaaaaaaagaaacattttcaaaacgttattatgaaattttagaaaagaGAAAAGAGTTACCAGTTTGGAAACAAAAAGAGGATTTTATAAAAGTTATTAAAGAGAATCAAGTTGTAATTTTAGTTGGTGAAACAGGTTCAGGTAAAACCACACAAATTCCACAATTTGTAGTTGATGCAGGATTAATTAGACCAGGTAAAATGGTAGGTGTTACACAACCAAGAAGAGTAGCAGCAATAAGTGTAGCAAAAAGAGTATCAGAGGAAATGGATTTTGAATTGGGTGAAGAGGTTGGTTATTCAATTCGTTTCGAAGAGTTATCATCAGCACGTACATTTATGAAATATTTAACTGATGGTATGTTACTTAGAGAATCGATGTCTGACCCAACCTTAAATAAATACGATGTGATCATATTGGATGAGGCACATGAACGTACATTATCAACTGATATTCTCTTTGGTTTAATAAAGGATATTCTAAAGAGACGTAAAGATTTAAAACTCATAGTTATGTCTGCAACATTGGAGGCTggtaaatttcaaaaatatttcGAGAATGCACCATTGATCAAGGTGCCAGGTCGTTTGCATCCCGTAGAGATCTTTTACACTGAAGAGGCAGCAAAGGATTATTTAGAGTCTGCAGTTAGAACGGTTATTGATATTCATACAAATGAAGGAACTGGTGATATTTTAGTTTTCTTGACTGGTGAGGAAGAGATTGAAGATACCTGCGCAAAGATTCAACGTGAAACTCGTGAAAGAGGTTTACCACCAATGAAAACCCTTCCACTCTATTCATCATTACCAATCTATCAACAAAGTAAAATTTTCGATACATGTAAAGAGCGTAAATGTATCGTTTCCACCAATATTGCAGAGACATCACTTACAATCGATGGTATTGTTTTCGTGGTTGATCCAGgattttcaaaacaaaaaacctATAATCCACGTTCACGTGTTGAATCACTTTTAGTTGCACCAATTTCAAAAGCATCAGCAAATCAAAGAGCTGGTCGTGCTGGTCGTACACGTCCAGGTAAATGTTTCCGTTTATACACTGAAAAAGCATTTAAAGAGCTAATGATTCAACAAACTCATCCAGAGATTTTACGTTCAAATTTAGCTTCAGTTGTATTACAACTTTTGAAATTGGGTGTTGTCGATTTAGTACATTTCGATTTTATGGATCCACCAGTACCAGATACATTAATTCGTGCATTGGAAGTATTACATTATCTTGGTGCATTGGATGACGAGGGTCAATTGACAGAGATTGGTTCAATTATGTCTGAATTCCCATTGGATCCACAATTATCCAAAATGTTGATAGTTTCAGCTGAACGTAGTTGTTCCAATGAAATCTTAACAATTGCTGCAATGTTATCCGCTCCAAATTGTTTTATGCGTCCAAAGGATAACAGAATCGAAGCTGACTCTGCaaagaaatcatttgatCATTTCGATGGTGATCATCTTACAATGTTAAATGTTTATCatagttttaaaaagaatggtGAAGATCCAACTTGGTGTTACGATAATTTCCTCAATCATCGTGCCATTAAACAAGCCGATAGTGTCCGTTCACAATTGGCTAGAATCTTAACTCGTTTCAAATTACCATTGGTTAGTGGTGATGTAAAtagtaaattttattatgaaaatataaagaaatgTATCGCTGCTGGCTTCTTTATGCAAGTGGCTAAATGcgagaaaaaaaatatctactTCACCCTAGGTGATGAACAATCTGTAATCTTTCATCCTTCAACTGGTTTAACTCGTCGTCCTGAATTTTGTATCTACaatgaatttgttttaaCCTCTGAAAATTATATTAGAACAATCACTGATGTTAAATTTGATTGGTTATTAGAATTGGCTCCAAgttattttaaacaaaaatctTTCcctaaaaaaacaaaagaaacaatTCAAAGAGCTCAAAGATTAtatagtggtagtagtagtggtagtagtagtggtagtaataaaaaataaataaattaataaattttaaaaataaaataaaatattttaatttaatatattaaatgtttataaaatttaaacaaaaaaaaaaaaaacaggaatttagtttttttttttaagcgtttggtttgttttttattttttattttgcatcttttttttgattttgatttgtaataataaagagCTACAATTGGTTATAGTTTACAGCAGGTACAACCGATGGTCTAGGTGGATTTGATTTCACACAAAATGTTACTATTGcaacatttgaaaaatatcaaattcaaagatACAAACCGACATCCACTGTCTCAGACCTCATACATTAGGGACCTATCAAAAAGAATTAGGTAAATGCAAAAGAAAATACATTCCAACTTTAACACCATATCAAAggtttttcaaataattattgtagattaataaattaaatatatatagtGGGGTGATGCATCATACAttgtaatgatttaattatttatgggattattataaatttaaattttcattttcattatttgattcattcaatgatatctttttcaattccTTACccatatcatttttaaaatttattaaaacttaaAAGAAAAGtcatattaaatttgatacctaaacaaaacattttataaattttttatacttatttatattttaatggAATATCTGTTTGTGAATTGTGGAATTCAAAATGATCTTTGAAGTCAATATCTCCAGATGTTCCATCAATAGTACATACTACCCAAAATCTTGCACCAGTTTGTCGAGTGTTTGGGATACATCTTTCAAATAATGTTGAGGTTTCATGGGCAATTGTAAGCTTGGCACCTGATTGAGCTATTTCTCCTTCAGTTGAGAAATTATGAACTGCATAAACATATTTACAACCATCTAAACGTATAATACTTATGGTTTCGGGACCAAAACCATTTTGAGTATCAGCTTCCAAGGACATTTTATCTACACTCCTACCCCCGAAATAAACATGACTAATAGAACCATTAGGATGAATACACCACATATGAGAATCCAAATCCAGTGGTGATTCCCCCCAAGCTAAAACGAAATCCATTTCTTTAGGCTTTTTAGGTCTACCGACATTTTGATGGCTTGAAGTGGTTCTTACAGAGTCATGTATAATCATTTTAAACTTTAAAGGTAATAAATTACTCTTATTGGGTTTAATGATAACCTCAAATGTACCATCCAAGAGGTTTAGAGGAAGATCAGCATCACCTTGTGTAACACTGCCAGTAAACATATTTCTACCACCATACAT encodes:
- a CDS encoding cwfJ family protein; amino-acid sequence: METHKILVCGDIGGSFNALFKRVSTVNKSNGPFSLLLCVGSFFEPYHPTTNISNENNNNSNDADDKDENNNDNDNNNNNNNNNNSDDKDENELTFPKELQPYKDEIENVPIPTYFIAYSQSDFKYIKKFVNKETGELCKGITYLGKCGIKNISNLNIAYLSGKIDYPIKIQSNEENTIIKSEIDNIIKEGEDKRIDILLSNQWSRGVLNNVTSGIPTFLKTPYKIGIDGVKLVSQALTPAYHFSKNSFYFQRAPYYNTPTLKNKNPQPTRFLSLAPINNDKKEKYLFAMSYNPNKDINKDDITPNPFERKQRELDEHVSKKQRNSDEQQTNFFFNNTNNNYNNNNNRNNNNNNNNNNNNNNNNNNNNNNNNNNNNNNNNYNNNYNKRINNQQQQQQQLKQKHQDQSCWFCLSSPEVDSHLIVTIGDECYLAFPKGGMVEHNLLIVFTEHKPNFMSLNEEERKDVNLMIDYLREYFLDKYNQDIVIFERSISTKGGTDLHGHLQVIPIPKELSSTVKQSFIDHPLTKKYNMEFNDFKNDENSGKELKDKPYYLVFLPNSEQIYSVISKPDFQYGRKVMVDLLGIPEKLNWKDCVKTKEIETSETLKFRDEFQPFYDKKQPTDDDNNEDNTQ
- the dhx15 gene encoding DEAD/DEAH box helicase, with protein sequence MSKRKHESSDSNKKAMKKQQNKIEEEEEEITNTTTTTTTTNNNYNNIKSNLTIDQWIPKKETFSKRYYEILEKRKELPVWKQKEDFIKVIKENQVVILVGETGSGKTTQIPQFVVDAGLIRPGKMVGVTQPRRVAAISVAKRVSEEMDFELGEEVGYSIRFEELSSARTFMKYLTDGMLLRESMSDPTLNKYDVIILDEAHERTLSTDILFGLIKDILKRRKDLKLIVMSATLEAGKFQKYFENAPLIKVPGRLHPVEIFYTEEAAKDYLESAVRTVIDIHTNEGTGDILVFLTGEEEIEDTCAKIQRETRERGLPPMKTLPLYSSLPIYQQSKIFDTCKERKCIVSTNIAETSLTIDGIVFVVDPGFSKQKTYNPRSRVESLLVAPISKASANQRAGRAGRTRPGKCFRLYTEKAFKELMIQQTHPEILRSNLASVVLQLLKLGVVDLVHFDFMDPPVPDTLIRALEVLHYLGALDDEGQLTEIGSIMSEFPLDPQLSKMLIVSAERSCSNEILTIAAMLSAPNCFMRPKDNRIEADSAKKSFDHFDGDHLTMLNVYHSFKKNGEDPTWCYDNFLNHRAIKQADSVRSQLARILTRFKLPLVSGDVNSKFYYENIKKCIAAGFFMQVAKCEKKNIYFTLGDEQSVIFHPSTGLTRRPEFCIYNEFVLTSENYIRTITDVKFDWLLELAPSYFKQKSFPKKTKETIQRAQRLYSGSSSGSSSGSNKK